The Candidatus Margulisiibacteriota bacterium genomic interval TTTCTGATTACCCGCAGACCAAGCGGCAAATAATCATATATTCCCGCGGCAATTTTTTTTACATAACCCCCTCTTAAAGCAAAAATCTGGCTGGGGACTTCGGCGTCAGCCGGAACATCACGTAAAGTGGGTATAAAGTATTGGCTGTAACGCATATTTATTTCTCCTTTAAAGTGTTTAATTTGCCGCCTGCCAACAGATAGCTGATTTCCCGGTCGGAAAATTCCGCCAGTGTATTAATTCTTTTTTTCTTTGTTTTATTCAGTACTACTATAGATGTTTTATTTTTTAAACTGTCCGGCAGGTTTTCAATTAATAAATCGTCACCCAGCTGGAAATTGTCATAATCACCGGAGTAGGAAAGAAGTAGCGGGATAATCCCGAAATTAATCAGGTTCGCCCGGTGAATGCGTTCTATGCTTTTTACCAGCACTACCCGCACACCCAGGTACATCGGGCAAATTGCAGCATGCTCACGACTGGATCCCTGTCCATAACTCAGGCCGCCTATAATGATGCCGGCTAATCCTTCGCTTTTATTGGCAATACAACGTGCGGCAAATTCCGGGTCTACATTTTTGAAGACTACCTGAGAGTATTTATCGATATTGGAACGATACTTGAGATAAGAACCAGCAGGCATAATATGATCAGTAGTAATTTTATCTCCTACTTTTATGCAAACACGGGCGTTCAGTTCTTCTTCCAGGTGGTTGTTAAAAGGTGGATCACCGATATTGGGCCCTTTGATTATTTTAATTTTTTCTCGTTCCTTTTCGGGCAACGGTTTGATTAATAACGATTGATTAACAATAAATTTGACCGGCTGCTGATACTCGATTTTTGTATTTTTAAAATAACCAGCCGGATCGGTTATTTTACCGGTTAGGGCTGAAGCTACGGCAGTTTCTGGGCTGACCAGATATATCCCCGCGCTTTCGGTACCGCTACGACCTTGAAAATTACGGTTATTTGTACGCAGGCTGACTGCGTCTGTTGTTGGAGACTGCCCCATGCCTATACAGAAACCGCAGGTTGATTCCAGTATTCTGGCACCTGCCGCTATCATTGGGGCTAAAAGGCCTTTTTTACTGATCATTTCTAAAACCTGCTTGGAACCGGGTGCTATCCCGAAAGAAACATTGGAATTAATTTTTTTATTTTTCAAGAGCCGGGCTACTGTAAATAAATCCTTGTAGGAACTGTTTGTGCAACTGCCAATCAGCACCTGGTCAACCGTTGTGCCTTCCACAGCATTGACCTCTTTAACATTGTCAGGTGAATGTGGTAATGCGACCATAGGTTTTAATTCCGCTAAATTAATGGTCAACGTTTTGGCGTATCTGGAACCCTTATCAGGTAAAATTTCTTTCCAGTCCCGAGATCGTCCCTGCGCTTTCATAAATTCATAGGTTATCTCATCTGACGGGAAAATAGATGTTGTTACTCCCAGCTCGGCTCCCATATTGGTAATGGTTGCTCTTTCCGGTACAGATAAATATTTGAGACCTATCCCGCCATATTCTATGATATAGCCGACGTTCCCTTTGGTTGTAAGCAGTTGCAGGATTTTTAAAATTATATCTTTAGCAGTTACAAAAGGTTTGAGCTTGCCTTCCAGATTAATACGCACAATTTTTGGATTCGGCAGATAGAAAGGGCCTCCGGCCATAGCTACCGCAACATCCAGCCCGCCTGCCCCTATGGCCAGCATGCCTATTCCACCGGCTGTAGGAGTGTGTGAATCCGAGCCTAGAAGAGTTTTCCCCGGTATGGCAAAGGATTCCAGATGTACCTGATGGCATATACCGTTTCCTGCTTTGGAAAAGTAAAGACCGAATTTTTCAGCGATGCTTTGCAGATAGCGATGATCATCGGCGTTTTCAAAACCATCCTGCAAAGTGTTGTGATCTATATAACTTACCGAGAGGTCTGTTTTTATTTGTTTGAGACCGATGGCCTCGAATTCCAGATAAGCCATGGTCCCGGTAGCGTCCTGAGTTAAAGTCTGGTCTATATGAATACCGATTTCCGCGGATTTTGATAAAGACCCTTCCTTCAAATGCTCGCGGAGGATCTTTTCTACAACATTCACTACCCTATCTCCATAGCCAGTTCATCGAAGTTGAAGTCTATAGCCAGTATCCCTATGATTTTTTCTTCATGGTCAAATACGGGCGTGGAGACGGTAATTGTAGGATTCCCTGTGATTTTTGACATATACAGGTCGGAAATATATGAGCTGCCATGCTTAATCGGTTGAATAAACCAATCCCTGTCTGAAAAATCTTCGTCCAATAGTTTATGTTCATATGCCTTTTTGTCTTCGATCTGAGTGATGTTTTTCGTAATTTTTTTACCCTTGGTATTTGTAACTGATAGCAGCTTCATGGCCTGATCATTCAAAGCCATTTCTTCCAGTATAGGTTCAATTTTTTGTGGTACCATCGATTTTAATTCATTCTTGGTGGCAATGTGTTCTATGATGCTTACTGCTTCATCTGCAAGTTTTTTTCTGAATTTCGCGTAGGGAGAAGTGGATAATTCCGGCAAATATTTAATTACCAGTTTTTCCATTTCTTCATCGGAAATAGAGGTTGATCTGCCCAGATTGTATTCATCCATTATCCAGTCATATATTTTTAAGATGGCCGGATGTTTTTTAGTTACATTTTTTTCCAGGGCTGCAGGATATTTTTTATAGATCCAGTGCAGAATTCCAGCCGTACCGGATTTGTCGGAAATGCTAACAGATAAAGGTCTGTTTAAAAGTTTTTGAGTATCAAAGATGTTATAAATTTCTTCATTTTTAACCAGACCATCCGCATGAATACCGGCTCTGGTAACATTAAAATCTTCACCTATAAAAGGATAATTTTTTGGGAACTGATGCCCCAGTTCTTTTTCGAAATATTCTTTCATTTCAGTAATAACCAGTGTATCTATACCGTTTAATGAACCCATCAGACTGATATATTCAAAAATCAGCCCTTCCAGAGGCGCATTTCCCGTTCGTTCGCCTATACCGAAAATGGCGCAATTAGCAGCGCTTATTCCGTGCAACCAGGCAGTTACTGTATTATCAACTACTTTATGAAAATCATTATGTCCATGCCACTCCAGCCATTCCGAAGGAACACCGCATTCATTCTTGAAAGCGTGTACCAGTTTCGCTGTTCCTCTGGGTAAGGTTGCGCCCGGATAAGGAATTCCATAGCCCATGGTATCACATAAACGAATTTTAATCGGTGTTTTTGCATTATTCGCTATATCCATAAGCTTTTGTACAAAAGGAACCACAAATCCATAGATATCTGCTCTGGTAATGTCTTCCAGATGGCAACGCGGAAGTACGCCGTTTTCCAGGGCAACTTCCACCATTTCTACATAGGAATCAAACGCCTCTTTACGTGTTTTTTTCAGTTTTAAAAAAATATGATAGTCAGAAACACTGGTAAGTATTCCTGTTTCTTTCAGCCCCATTTGTTTGACCAGCTTAAAATCTTCTTTGGCAGCCCTTATCCAGCCGGTAACTTCTGGATATCTGTATCCAAGTGCCAGCACCTGTTCTACTGCTTTTTTATCTTTATCTGTATACAGAAAAAATTCGCTTTGTCTTATTACGCCGTTTTTTCCGCTCAGACGATTAAGAAATTTATAAATTTCTACAATTTGCTCTACTGTAAAAGGAGCTCGTGATTGTTGTCCGTCACGGAAAGTAGTATCGGTTATCCATATTTCTTCAGGAACATCAAAGGTGACAATGTTATCGTCAAATACAACTTTGGGAACTTCGGAATAAGGGAATAAGTCGCGGTAAAGTTCCGGGTCTTTGCGGTCTACCAGATTATAAGTATCTCTAGTTTTTTTTAAGAAACCGTGGCTTTTTGTATATTCCAAGACTAATCCTCCCTAATTTGTTTCCAACATTTTAATATGATTGAATGTTTAAATCAAGCAGTATTGATGGACTTCTCAGGGCAATTTTTTAATTAATTCAGCAATGTGATTCAGGAAGACGCGTTAAACCGGAATTTGTGTT includes:
- a CDS encoding aconitate hydratase; the protein is MNVVEKILREHLKEGSLSKSAEIGIHIDQTLTQDATGTMAYLEFEAIGLKQIKTDLSVSYIDHNTLQDGFENADDHRYLQSIAEKFGLYFSKAGNGICHQVHLESFAIPGKTLLGSDSHTPTAGGIGMLAIGAGGLDVAVAMAGGPFYLPNPKIVRINLEGKLKPFVTAKDIILKILQLLTTKGNVGYIIEYGGIGLKYLSVPERATITNMGAELGVTTSIFPSDEITYEFMKAQGRSRDWKEILPDKGSRYAKTLTINLAELKPMVALPHSPDNVKEVNAVEGTTVDQVLIGSCTNSSYKDLFTVARLLKNKKINSNVSFGIAPGSKQVLEMISKKGLLAPMIAAGARILESTCGFCIGMGQSPTTDAVSLRTNNRNFQGRSGTESAGIYLVSPETAVASALTGKITDPAGYFKNTKIEYQQPVKFIVNQSLLIKPLPEKEREKIKIIKGPNIGDPPFNNHLEEELNARVCIKVGDKITTDHIMPAGSYLKYRSNIDKYSQVVFKNVDPEFAARCIANKSEGLAGIIIGGLSYGQGSSREHAAICPMYLGVRVVLVKSIERIHRANLINFGIIPLLLSYSGDYDNFQLGDDLLIENLPDSLKNKTSIVVLNKTKKKRINTLAEFSDREISYLLAGGKLNTLKEK
- a CDS encoding histone-lysine N-methyltransferase, with the translated sequence MEYTKSHGFLKKTRDTYNLVDRKDPELYRDLFPYSEVPKVVFDDNIVTFDVPEEIWITDTTFRDGQQSRAPFTVEQIVEIYKFLNRLSGKNGVIRQSEFFLYTDKDKKAVEQVLALGYRYPEVTGWIRAAKEDFKLVKQMGLKETGILTSVSDYHIFLKLKKTRKEAFDSYVEMVEVALENGVLPRCHLEDITRADIYGFVVPFVQKLMDIANNAKTPIKIRLCDTMGYGIPYPGATLPRGTAKLVHAFKNECGVPSEWLEWHGHNDFHKVVDNTVTAWLHGISAANCAIFGIGERTGNAPLEGLIFEYISLMGSLNGIDTLVITEMKEYFEKELGHQFPKNYPFIGEDFNVTRAGIHADGLVKNEEIYNIFDTQKLLNRPLSVSISDKSGTAGILHWIYKKYPAALEKNVTKKHPAILKIYDWIMDEYNLGRSTSISDEEMEKLVIKYLPELSTSPYAKFRKKLADEAVSIIEHIATKNELKSMVPQKIEPILEEMALNDQAMKLLSVTNTKGKKITKNITQIEDKKAYEHKLLDEDFSDRDWFIQPIKHGSSYISDLYMSKITGNPTITVSTPVFDHEEKIIGILAIDFNFDELAMEIG